A stretch of the Cervus canadensis isolate Bull #8, Minnesota chromosome 16, ASM1932006v1, whole genome shotgun sequence genome encodes the following:
- the FOXI1 gene encoding forkhead box protein I1, which translates to MSSFDLPVPSPPRCSPQFPSLGQEPPEMNLYYENFFHPQGAPSPQRPPSFEGGGEYGAAPNPYLWLNGPAVTPPPYLPGSSPFLPQAYGGVQRQLLPAGVPTLGAGDLGWLPLPSQEELMKLVRPPYSYSALIAMAIHGAPDKRLTLSQIYQYVADNFPFYNKSKAGWQNSIRHNLSLNDCFKKVPRDEDDPGKGNYWTLDPNCEKMFDNGNFRRKRKRKSDVSSSTGSLAPEKTEAGLLAGSPETAEAQDIVDGAAPGPTGSPEKRPTPPPPGTPCLSSFLSTMSAYVSGPSPLGRPAATTPGLSLEPADKMGQNSLSFSSYTPLTNISSPVGGGEWASAMPSNALGYGGSVLNQFNPPFYGSVNTNSVLYPREGTEV; encoded by the exons ATGAGCTCCTTCGACCTCCCagtgccctcccctccccgctgcaGCCCCCAGTTCCCCAGCCTCGGCCAGGAGCCCCCCGAGATGAACCTTTACTACGAGAACTTCTTCCACCCCCAGGGCGCGCCCAGCCCGCAGCGGCCCCCCTCCTTCGAGGGTGGCGGGGAGTACGGGGCCGCCCCCAACCCCTACCTCTGGCTCAACGGGCCAGCCGTGACCCCGCCACCCTACCTGCCAGGCAGCagccccttcctgccccaggcCTACGGCGGTGTGCAGAGGCAGCTGCTGCCCGCCGGCGTGCCCACGCTGGGGGCCGGCGACCTGGGCTGGCTGCCGCTCCCCTCGCAGGAGGAGCTGATGAAGCTGGTGCGGCCGCCCTACTCCTACTCGGCGCTCATCGCCATGGCCATCCACGGGGCGCCCGACAAGCGCCTCACCCTCAGCCAGATCTACCAGTACGTGGCCGACAACTTCCCCTTCTACAACAAGAGCAAGGCCGGCTGGCAGAACTCCATCCGCCACAACCTGTCTCTCAACGACTGCTTCAAGAAGGTGCCCCGCGACGAGGACGACCCGG GCAAAGGGAACTATTGGACCCTGGACCCCAACTGTGAGAAGATGTTCGACAACGGAAATTTccgcaggaagaggaagagaaaatcagACGTCTCCTCCAGCACGGGCTCCCTGGCCCCAGAGAAAACGGAGGCTGGGCTCCTGGCAGGCAGCCCCGAGACTGCAGAGGCCCAGGACATCGTGGACGGCGCTGCACCAGGCCCCACCGGCTCCCCGGAGAAGCGGCCAACGCCGCCCCCGCCAGGCACCCCATGCCTCAGCAGCTTCCTCTCGACCATGTCAGCCTATGTGAGCGGGCCGAGTCCCCTGGGCCGCCCCGCGGCCACCACGCCGGGACTGAGCCTGGAGCCCGCTGACAAGATGGGGCAGAACTCACTGAGCTTCAGCTCCTACACCCCCCTCACCAACATCAGCAGCCCTGTGGGCGGGGGTGAGTGGGCCAGCGCCATGCCCAGCAATGCTCTGGGCTACGGGGGCTCTGTCCTCAACCAATTCAACCCTCCCTTCTACGGGAGCGTCAACACGAACAGTGTCCTCTACCCCAGGGAGGGCACTGAGGTCTAG